From the genome of Phoenix dactylifera cultivar Barhee BC4 chromosome 5, palm_55x_up_171113_PBpolish2nd_filt_p, whole genome shotgun sequence:
TTTCTTTTCCTCGTCTCTTTCGTTCTCTGGGCGTCTCTCATtcgcttctctctcttctctctcgtgATCGTTGCAATGGTAATTTTGACCTCTCCCACCCCacccttttttttcaaaaatttgtgGAAAATTTTGATGGAATCAATCGGAACCGTAGAATTGCTGTTCTTGGATTGTGATGGGTTTTGCTTTGGAGCGCAGAGAAAGGATGGCAATGGCGGGGCAAGGCAGGGGGGCGAGAGGGGCAAGCAGCGGCAGGGGAAGAAGAGGGGCCTGATCCCGAAGAGGGGGATGGGGTACGGGGCGTCGATGGCCTCGGAGCGCTGCATCTCCTGCACGACCTTCAACATTCTCGCGCCCATCTACAAAAGGCTCCATGAGGAGGTAGAGAGGCGTCAATGGCCGGTTTTGGATTTTCTCGTGGATGATTGCAACGATTTCTTTGTTGTTTTTCGGTGCCTTTTTGTTTGGATGAGAAAAAGGTGGCTCCTTTGATCTGATTTCGATTGGATTTCTTTGGTAACATAGGATCAGAGCTGCAGGGAGAGCCACCATAGAGCATGCTGGCTGAGCCGGAACCAGAGGATCATAGACCGGCTGTTGGGAGACATGTCCTCCATAATTTGCCTCCAGGTGGGATCGAACTTCTTATGTTTTGATTCGATTTCGATGTGGGAGTTTGTGTGAATCTAATCagtttttgcttcttttttttttatttatttttgttctgGATTGGAATAGGAGGTCTGGCTTGGGAACGATGAACTCGTCGATATGTACGAAAGGAGGCTGGGCGATGCTGGTTATATCACTCTGAAGCTTGCACGCACGAACAATCGCGGCGATGGTatgtttcttttattatctgtgGTTCTTGAATTGCCCTTGTGATGACACAGGTGGATTGTTTATATTAATAATTGCTGATAAAGGATTACATATGTAGACCATGGAACTTGTTGTGTTCTGAAAATTCGATGATGATCGATATGTGCTCTTTTGAGATCCAACAAAAAAGTTTTTTGCAGTTTTTGTTGATTGCAAAGTTGTATGTTCTGATGCTGATCAGTTTCCTGTTTGCATTGGGGTGGATGGtgatatttttcttctttttagaaTATTCTATTCTTAGAAACCAGGTTGGCTTTGTGTGGTGAGTATGGTTTGGGACTTGGCATCTGTTAAATGAGGACCTTACTTAATTTTTTGTAGTCCATTTTCTTGGTCCACAAGTTTGAGTATTTAGATTTGTCGACAATGAGTATCATTTGCTATATGATGATTCATAATTTTTATAGTCTTTTTGTTAGCAGAAGAATGCATATGGCGAGGAGCCTTTAATATGGTACACTTTAGATGCAATTTCCTACCACTCTTCCTTTTTTGCTCTTGCTACCAATAAATGTTCTTGTAATTATCGTTTTATCATCTAGTAGGAGCATATTATGCTTGATAATAATAGCTTAAGCCAAAAATATAAGTATATGCTGCTTTGATGTTGTTTTCAGTTatcattatcatttttttttaaaagaaaaggtaTCTTTTCAGGTTATTAATGCCTGCACCAATTGATAAGAATTCTTGCCCGTTAGACTTTATGATAAATCATTTGCATGTTAACATCTATGCTGGTTGTTAAGCACAAATGTTATGGTGATAGAaacattttgaaaataaactgtTTTTATAATAATAGAGACTAGTAACAGCAATTCATCTACTTGTCTGCAGGTCTGCTTACTGCTGTGCATAGGGACTATTTTAGAGTTCTAAATTATCAAGATTTGCTGTTTAATGATTTTGGGGATCGTGTAGCGCAGCTACTACATGTTGAATCAGTTGTTCCTTTCAATCAAAGTCGAAACAGCAGTGTTCAACAGCAGATTCTCATTGTAAACACCCACTTGTTATTTCCTCATGACTCCAGCTTATGTATACTTCGCCTGCAGCAGGTAAATTGATCTGCCTTCTTACAAATACATTGGCTCCCTTGATTTTGCCTGCCTACTCCTGTCAGTGATTTCTCACTGTTACCATTTCATTTTTAATGATAGGTATACAAGATCCTCCAGTCTATAGAATCTTATCAGAAAGAATATAAGCTTAGTTCTATTCCTATCATACTCTGTGGGTCAGTTTCTTTATAACAtactctcttttttcctctttttaatTTGAATAAAACTCTCAACCTTTTGTGTTCTTTGCAGGGACTGGAATGGAAGTAAACGCGGACATGTTTACAAGTTTCTTAGCTCCCAGGGGTTTGTGTCATCTTATGATGCTGCTCATCACTATACCGACAGTGATGCAGATGCCCACAAGGTGGTAATCTTTAGATTAATGTCAATTTATTGCTTAATCCTGTTGCCAACACATTTTCAAAGCTTACACTTGTTAGATTTGCTTTTCTGGCTCCTGCAGTGGGTTAGCCACCGCAATCATCGTGGAAATATCTGCGGAGTCGATTTCATATGGCTTCTTAATCCCAATAAGCACAGGAAGCCCCTGAGAACTAGCTGGAATGAAGCTGTATTTGGAATTATTaaggtgtgtttttttttttttttttttgcatctgCTAAGCACTGGTTTCTTTTACCCTTTTCTGTTTGATTCTAACATGAATTAAGGTATATATTTTAGGAGTAATTGAGAATGAGTTTTTGAAAAAGCTTTTTCATTGTGAATGAAAAGTGTTCTCTCTCATTGATATATGTCTGCCTATGTATAATTAATGGTATGTGAATGTGATATTATGAAGCAATGCATATGCACTTATTCTATTTTCTGTGAGTTGCAAAAGTCACTATACCCTTATTCAGCTCTAACAGTTATGTTTTCGCAATCCATTTAATGGTTGAATATTTCTTGTTTCAGTATCTTCTCAGAGCTGCTTCTCTTACAGAGAATAATGCATTTGCGTTCCTTAAAGGGGATAGCCCTGGTGATTGCATTACCTACTCAGGTTTTTGTCAGGCACTCTGTCAGGTACCTATTTCCTCTCAGAAGAGTTTGAACCTCTGAAACCTTTATGAGAAAGTGGTTGCTGATACTTTTTAAATCAACAGTTACACTTAACCAGCCATCCTCACGGCTTAAGTCCCCAAGACATAGAGGAGTTGTGGATTCAAGCTGACATTGACGGAAACGGTGTTGTGGACTATGAAGAATTTCTGGTATGCTACCAGTCTGAGATGTCCATTTCATACTCAAGCAACTACTTGGCATGTCCTAAATCAACACCTTTAATCATCTTTCAACATTGCATTCCTTAACCGAGCAAGAAGGCCCTGAAGACTTTTGTTGGTTTTATGCAGCTTCAGGAACACATTTGTCCTTCCAACTTTTTATACTGCCTTTAAACATCAATTGTCTCCTGATGTTTTGCAGCTAGCTATCTGGAATCCTAAACGGTCGGAGCAACCTGAGAACTTTGAGAAGATGACTGAGGTCGGACTGAAAATGGGTGCCGAGAGGCTGCTGGCTTTTGGTTTCAATGTGAAGAATGCTGTTCTCTTCCCACCAGAAGTGGAGAAAGGAACGTGGCCGGAGGACTACTCTCTATCTGATCATGCACCACTGACTGTCGTGTTTTCTCCTGTGAGGATGCCTTGTTTCCGGAGAATATGCTAATCCTCATGTTGCCGATTTATGTAGAGTTTGTATAGAGAGAGGTAGAAGGCAGAGATACAACTGATAGCTGAAGCAGGAGATATAAATGAAGCAGCGTTAGACAAAATGTTGAGATGCAGATAAATAGGTCCTCTTATGTGAATATTTTATGATTGGAAAGATACATTGTATCGAGGATAGATCAAATTGTTGGAGTAGGTCATCTGCTAtgatatttctttttgtttcctGATCTGGCTTGTGAATctagaaatgccttcttcttgactgGTTTTTTTCAGTTTGATTCTTCACCAAGGGACATTATTCTAGTAAGTTAGGCATAATCCTTGTACGGGGTCGTGCAACTCACGTTAAAATGACTCGAAACAAAGTGGCCGGCTCTCTGCCAAATGGAGATCATTGGCCAGGACACAGCTAAATAATTCAGCTCGAGTGGTTTTTGACTTGCATAAAAGATTCCATGCTCGAGGTGTTGACTAACGCGGGAAAAGATGATGACAGATGATGTCATGCTCATGTATGAATAGTATTAGATGCATGTAGATTGGAGTTTGGATCCTCTACGGTGAGACCGAACTTCAGATAAGTAGCTTATGTTTTTTCCATATGTTTAGCCTTTTGCCTCCCCATAAGTAATAAgaggaagttttttttttgtttcacgTGTATAAACCACGTaaatatttgaaattatgtgtttatccacataaattttttatttacatgtatattttataattattttcttttatatgtGTCCTTATAAATGTCTTCAATTGCATGCATACTGTTTGCATCCATACCTTATATATACCCCCTTTTCTTAGAATTCAACATTTCTTATATGTTCTGCATTTTGTTCGCCCACTCTTCATTCAGGGTGGTTAGAACCAGGGGAGGATCTTCCACCTTTTAGGTCATAGCACCAGCACCTGAACACTTACTCTTACTGCTCTTCTCAGGTTCACCTCTTTTCTTAGGATTGGCTGCCCTGAggttcttttttgttttcatttttttatcacAGAACAAGTCCCCCTCCCTAGCTactataactatatatatatatatatatatatatatatatatatatatatatatatatatatatatatatatatttgcatttATACACTTGAAAATACTTATGCTTATGTAAATACCcttgtaaattattttatattgaaGGTTATacatgaaaaaagaaataatttataagGGTTGCatgcaaaaaataataattataagagTATCAACATAAATAGTAAATTTTGAGCGGATACATGTAATTTCAGATAGTTTTAAGAGTATAcatggaaaaaaataataacaaaggtatacatatatatagtaaATATATGAGGGTATACATGAAATTTTATATATCTATAAAAGTATACACGCAAAAAATCTTGGCAGAAAGAATATTAggaatgtatttatttattttttatgtgaAAATAATATGAACAATTTCTCTGTGTCCTCAAAAATCTAAATTGTTTagttataatataaataattagAATTTGTTTGAGGGTTAGAGAGGCAGGTCCATCCATAGCATAATTGCTTATAACCAAATACATGGAGATGCACCTTGTAAGATTTAGAATCTAGAATCTGGTTTGTTAGCTTCTCAAATTTCTTTGTTTTAACAAATTAtcaatttaaaattatataattatatatatatatatatatatatatatatatatatatatatatatatatatataaaggattctttcaagaaaaaaaagtttaaaaacTCGTGAACTAGAATAATCTCAACAACTTTCCGATGAATCGGGGAGTAGACCAGCATCTTTGTTTTGAGAAATTGTTATGCCAGTGGGGCCCCAATTCTGATCCTTGGCTTTCCTATTGTCAAACAAAGTCACATAGTCCCGGAGAAGGACAAGACTACGGTTGTTCCAatcttaaaaaaatcataagatGGCATCAACTTTTCAGGATTCATTAGAGGGCTGCATCTCCTGTAGAATAATCTCCTCCTCCCATGGTGACAGCATCAAATAACCAAATAATTCTACTTAGAACCAACTCATAGCTTCGGGTTTGGGTATAAAAAATAAAGCTCACCATCGCCCTAAATAAATTCCACTACAACCTTTAAGAGCTCGTTTGATTCgtgggaaaaaaaaggagggaagtgtggtcaacggaaaagtaatgaaatgcctcttgtttcgttggagttttcaaagaagagagatatattcccatagaaatatgattgccacatttcatgaaaaagtctttttcataagaaacatgagaaagttacttttccatgagccgAAAAtcaccatttttattttttccaaaaaggcccttcagcattaaagacctaatttttattaaaggtataatagaaattacacataactttaacaggaaagtggatggtcaaccaaacataagcactctataaatctgtcactttcccatggttaactaaacatgccaaaaatactttccaggcatcctcttcctaacaATCTGCttcctaagaatcatattcctggaagaaaaaatgcttcccgcgaaccaaatgagccctaaGCATTCGTTATGACCAAAGACTCATATTATAATGGTTTTAAAGCACACGTTCATTACTTAATAGCCACGCATGATATATTCTCTTACTCTTACGATTTTGGTTAACATTTCACTTCTAAGCTCTTTGAACTTTGTAGATTGCGGGATTCCATTATGCATATTTAAATATGATTGAAAAATACTAGCAAACTAGTTGTCATcttaaaaataaacataaatatgtcaaatttaatttttctcttcatttattatggtgttgcAACCATTATAGTTGTTTCAGCCACCCACCCTTAACATTTTATATGTAATAACGGttattataatacaatattGATCGTTATAATATCAAATAGGAGCTATTATTATCACTTgtatcttcttccaaatagaataCCAGTTTCttttagaatttattttatACAATAATTTCTCTTCAAAAGTGATTATGCAGttccaaaaataataattttttactcAATAAAGAGTGTGGAGAAGGATAATAACGTTATTTTTTTGTTACTGGCTGTTATTTTCAGTTATAATATCATTACAATAGCCGTTATGatggaatatttaaatattaaaaattcataacattttttttgtaGGCAAATAATGGTTGTTGTAACTATTATAGCAGTTAATGATAGTTTTACATGGTCTATTGATTAAAATGCGTTATTTTAGACCCGGGTTACAACTGCCAATGACAAGTAATGATAATTTGTTTCGGAAACGCAAAAGATCAGTTATTCTCAAGCTCATCATTGCATGTAAATGTTTGTTTTGGACCAATGGGGATTACAAGTTAGGAGTAGTAAAAAGTATAAGAGCTAGCTATATTGAAACTACATTATGAGACTCTAGATCAGGTcttcttatttaatttttaaatattttattttctgattcctACGAATATGAATGATTTAATTCATTCAACTTAACGGGGAAAAAAAGTActgtgtgcatgcatgcacaatACATGCACACACATGCGAGTGTGAGCAGAAGTTGGTTAATCCAATCCAGTCTAAACCCAGATTATGAGGCATGGGCTGAAAAATATGATCCTTTTTCATCATGGGACACTACCTGCTCCAAATGGAAACTAAAATCTGAACAGACCTAAAAGTGATGCACTATAAACAATTTATTTTTCCCCACAAAAAATAACCAATCTCTGTTGTTAATTGTGCTGATATATTTTTGCAAATCAAGATATATGCAGAGTGGATTATTGCTAATGTCCATATTTAATTCTATTTTCTTACATGATATACTTCGgatataattaaaaattaaatgcatACATGCATAGTATTGTCCTTGTCTAGACTATTATTAACCCAATTcgataaaaaaaaatccaataaatTAGTAAAATTACTTCTAAACTGGGTCCAGCCGAGTTCAACCCAAATAGAAATGGGTTATAGTtggattcaaattttaaataaattagatCTGGGGGCGACTCACCCCAATCCAAGCCGTTCAGCTTAGGCGCCCCGGTTCCAAGGTTGCTCCTAGTAACAAAATAAATGTGGAATTAGCCTCGTTTTCGCCAACTGCTAATTTTATCTAGTACATGGAATCTTGGAGCCCTCAACAATGCATCACTTGCCGCTCTTAACGGCTAATTTTTCTCTCCAACCACAGCCACCCATACGACTCCACGGTGAGCACCACCGCATCTCACGTTGTTCAAAGTACTGGCTTTTGAGAATAAATTCTACCGAGACCTTTGCCATCAAGGATGTATATAACTTCTTCATTCATTTGAGAAGGCCTCATACAGGGAGTCTTGCAGTAAAGAGAGGCAatggagaaagaagggaatgtgaggaaaaattaagagaaatggGAGGAGATGTTCCTCTCTGAACCTTGGTTTCTCAAGTGCTCCATCGACCCTTTCACTGATTTTAGGGAGTCGATAGTGTAAGTGTCGACCCCCTAGATGGTTGAGCTGTAACTTCGTCGAACACAGTAATCACTTGATGTTTGTTTTTTGTATATATCTCCTTCCATAAGCTAGTGTAAGTGTCGAGCCATTACAGAAGCACCTGCATGATTCTTATATAAATGTCAATGCTTGAGCTGCTGAGCAGTACTATTATCATCATATGAAGTTGACATTGTTATGTAGATCAGTTCTTACAATGTCAGTTTGTGTTATTCAAGTCTTCGGTTTCCATCTCTTGACCCTCTGACACCAATTCATTGCACATTCTCATACCATCTCTGCTACCAATTTCTCAGTTTTACTGGATCTGTTATCCTTGTTTTACCATTATCTTGTCCTGCTTCTTTCcaaaaatatccaaaaaaaaaaaaaactcccgtCACCCTTCATCTCCATCCATGCACAAATCTTATACTCTTAAGTGGTATCCGGACTGTCAATATTATTCCAGTTCTCATCTTAAACACACTGCATTAAAGACCAGCCACCCTGACCATGAGGTTCTTGCCAGGCAAGGCTAATTTCTCCAAGTTAACAATAAGGCGCCTAACATGGTTTTAAATACAACTCAGAAATAAACACATTCACCCAAATCAATTCAGCAGCACAGTTCATAGGTGATATATGTGGAACAGAATATATTCTGGTGAGTGGTCATCTTCTACAATGTGGATGGAGATTACTTTGTCTGACTCTTACCATAGGTTGCTCAACAGATAAGAACCCATTCAAGATTTAAACTCCACATGCAACTGCGCAGCAATAACTTCAACAGACACTTTCATCTGAATGATATGGTATGAAACTTAAACATACACTTCTAGACTGTTGAAAGGAAGAACATTTGATAACAGATACATTAACTAGCGTAAGCATCCCATTTAACAATCATTACAACATATGCCAGATCAATATTTTTCACACCGGACAATGTCTTAAAGTACTCTGCTGCTCAATTAGCACGTGCGAACCACTACAGATCCACTGATCGGAAGAATGTGCCTTCTGGGGGCTGGACTAGCTTCCGGTTATGGGGTGCTGacatttccttcttcaactgcaCTAAGATGTTCTCCATGGTATATTCACGATGCCAACTTGCCAACATCGCAATTTTTTTTGGCTCCACCTGCACAGATACAACCCAAACATCAGTTTGCAGATTAGAAATAGTTAAAATAATGCAACGAAAAACACTTGTTACTTGATTCTCTCTACATGCCTACATCCACAGTGCATGTGTTTTTAGGCAGGCATATTTTCGTGATTTTGTATCAGGAGGGGGTTGCAGTGGGTGATTTTCATTACCACTCCTGTTTCAGGATTGACACAAGTCATGTTAATTCGTGAGTGGAATCGGACACTTGGAGGCTTCTCTGGATAGTCCTTGTCGCAGAATAGTTTAAGCTGATAGATACGCCCTTCATGAACAGACTGCATAGAAAATGATGGTTAAAAGCTAGTGAAGTTTAAAGACTCCACAGGAAATTTAATACCCTGTAGTTTTGCAAACTAATCTCTCTTACATTGTGGGGGCCAATTATTGTTCCAGTCCACGAGCGCATGAAGATATCATCTCCATCCTCCATCCCATAGCTTACGGTCCCATCTCCGATGCCCTTTTCTCCACGTTCAAGTTCTTCGAGTAATCTAAAGTTCCGAGGAACTGCAAATTTTAATTAGCAAAATTGCCACCATCCAACAGTGGGCCATTACTATATGGAATGACGAGCATGGCTAGAGAAGAATCAAACAAAGAATTACTGGTGTAGTGCTCTTCTTtgtgttttacaaattatttttaaaaaaatattcacaCATAATACTCTCCAAACATATAATAACCAATTAAAAGAAAATGTTGATAATATCCATCATAGTCTACAAATATTTCCACCCAAAAGAGCTAAGATGTCATTGCAATTCAGATAACTAATAATATGTAACATCATGGACATGGGAAAAGAATGAGGTAGTATTTCTATTTCCCATCCTAGATAACTTGTCTGATACAATTGACTAGTGCGTGGCGAAAAAGACCAACTCAGCATCAAAACGTCATCAAATCTTAGTTGATGTAATCTTCTACATGCAGTTTCATGCAACACCCCTTCAGAATATTGTTTCTGGGCACCTACTTTGTAGGTGTTTCATCATCCTGAATCATTTAAACTTTTAAAGTGTCAGTCCCTACAACTATATGAGGTAACCGAGCATCAAATTCACTCTTGTTAGCTGTGCCTTTTTCTACTTCAATCTTTTTAAACAGTATCATGTGCCACTTTACACATTGATTTTGAGATACTAGCA
Proteins encoded in this window:
- the LOC103702776 gene encoding ubiquitin-conjugating enzyme E2 variant 1D-like, coding for MTLGGSGGGSSVVVPRNFRLLEELERGEKGIGDGTVSYGMEDGDDIFMRSWTGTIIGPHNSVHEGRIYQLKLFCDKDYPEKPPSVRFHSRINMTCVNPETGVVEPKKIAMLASWHREYTMENILVQLKKEMSAPHNRKLVQPPEGTFFRSVDL
- the LOC103702775 gene encoding uncharacterized calcium-binding protein At1g02270 is translated as MVILTSPTPPFFFKNLWKILMESIGTVELLFLDCDGFCFGAQRKDGNGGARQGGERGKQRQGKKRGLIPKRGMGYGASMASERCISCTTFNILAPIYKRLHEEDQSCRESHHRACWLSRNQRIIDRLLGDMSSIICLQEVWLGNDELVDMYERRLGDAGYITLKLARTNNRGDGLLTAVHRDYFRVLNYQDLLFNDFGDRVAQLLHVESVVPFNQSRNSSVQQQILIVNTHLLFPHDSSLCILRLQQVYKILQSIESYQKEYKLSSIPIILCGDWNGSKRGHVYKFLSSQGFVSSYDAAHHYTDSDADAHKWVSHRNHRGNICGVDFIWLLNPNKHRKPLRTSWNEAVFGIIKYLLRAASLTENNAFAFLKGDSPGDCITYSGFCQALCQLHLTSHPHGLSPQDIEELWIQADIDGNGVVDYEEFLLAIWNPKRSEQPENFEKMTEVGLKMGAERLLAFGFNVKNAVLFPPEVEKGTWPEDYSLSDHAPLTVVFSPVRMPCFRRIC